From one Lycium ferocissimum isolate CSIRO_LF1 chromosome 5, AGI_CSIRO_Lferr_CH_V1, whole genome shotgun sequence genomic stretch:
- the LOC132055717 gene encoding uncharacterized protein LOC132055717, with protein sequence MADGIPAHLDRIEREVRFLRRNSTGSLGIQIAKSKVLSRYLSGPQGSCHDACKGAERDLQTTKARTSLLSRTVAASENIPELATNVQVQIRKKPLRSSKLPVNFKRRTTGKAQRQEIPAYTKSLAVSVKQRNGSKMKSLQENANSMSRSYKLRIRGYSDIITRGGTSPIARDSPLDGATSTPNKGNRMEKNTGSSNLSNKKAVGKPANLEKIEPEHGYLRRNSTGNLSIEMGDSKVLSRDVSVPTGSSLDASKDGAERNCKTKARTHMSARSVTSSGENSKLATTVKWQIRKKPLRSTKLPANFRSQKISHGEEMQACTKKLSVSASHRSDLKLKHLEENANSVSGHNKLSRRRYSQSLITRGLPTLQGSLLDDATTTKPDRGSEMDKGIVSYELSKKKDVVMPANLNEIEPRVGYLRRNSTGSLVIEKGESQVLSRFLSVPTGSRREVCRYTVESDLKTKARTLHPTRPVRASGEVPEMATTVKLQIGKKLLSSSELPNFKSPTTFRAQGEEIPASTKIAVEKGSEGLSNKKDAIIISHTTRTSVKRVSGKKLNNNSSRIVYQRNKQISLPSKTGKVSHEDDPNKVSQINNLNSLARTKKVQPSHANFPNKASQLRKCPSLKRGKMEQGSYRSVPKGTLHIRESKTKSQTIQISQENQKTRVSSLDRHGPIRGKKSSPLLSPSSSPHSGGSSSRNVGNRKSSLSSTSACESINGDAIVSNSKKSGTTSPNQDIKVGRAAICSPKNLKFRRGKIIDFQSEKVSPRRLKFRPAKILDNNGYGSPLVRGRSSRRLIAYGRSNSAKDENMKVNLRHQSRGDKKEAPILFNNVLEETATKLVETRRSKVKALVGAFETIISLQDPTSSPPIIWR encoded by the coding sequence ATGGCTGATGGCATACCTGCGCATCTGGATAGAATTGAGCGTGAAGTTCGCTTTTTGAGAAGGAACTCAACTGGAAGCTTAGGCATTCAAATTGCTAAATCCAAGGTCTTGTCACGTTATCTGAGTGGTCCACAAGGTTCTTGCCATGACGCTTGCAAAGGTGCGGAACGTGATCTTCAAACAACAAAAGCAAGGACTTCCCTGCTGAGTAGAACTGTAGCAGCATCAGAAAATATCCCAGAACTGGCTACAAATGTACAGGTGCAGATAAGGAAGAAACCACTACGCTCAAGTAAGCTACCTGTGAATTTCAAGAGGCGTACAACTGGTAAAGCCCAGAGACAGGAGATCCCAGCATACACCAAAAGCTTAGCTGTTTCTGTAAAACAACGAAATGGTTCGAAGATGAAGTCTTTGCAGGAAAATGCTAATTCTATGTCCAGAAGCTATAAGCTGAGGATAAGAGGATACAGTGACATTATCACACGAGGGGGAACATCACCAATTGCTCGGGATTCTCCATTGGATGGTGCAACTAGCACACCAAACAAAGGAAACAGGATGGAGAAAAACACTGGATCTTCTAATTTGAGCAACAAGAAGGCTGTTGGGAAACCTGCAAACTTGGAGAAAATTGAACCAGAACATGGTTATTTGAGAAGGAACTCAACTGGCAACTTAAGTATTGAAATGGGTGACTCCAAGGTCTTGTCACGTGATGTGAGTGTTCCAACAGGTTCTTCGCTTGACGCCAGCAAAGATGGTGCGGAGCGCAACTGCAAAACAAAGGCGAGGACTCACATGTCCGCAAGATCTGTAACATCATCAGGAGAAAATTCAAAACTGGCTACAACTGTGAAGTGGCAGATACGGAAGAAACCACTACGCTCAACTAAACTACCTGCAAATTTCAGAAGCCAGAAAATTTCCCACGGAGAGGAAATGCAAGCATGCACCAAAAAATTATCCGTTTCTGCAAGTCATCGAAGTGATCTGAAGCTGAAGCATCTAGAAGAAAATGCTAATTCTGTGTCAGGACACAACAAACTAAGCAGAAGAAGATACAGTCAGAGTCTTATAACACGGGGTTTGCCAACACTTCAGGGGTCTCTATTGGATGATGCAACCACCACAAAACCAGACAGAGGAAGCGAGATGGATAAGGGCATTGTATCTTATGagttgagcaagaaaaaggatgttGTCATGCCCGCGAACCTGAACGAAATTGAACCCAGAGTTGGCTATTTGAGAAGGAACTCAACTGGCAGCTTAGTTATTGAAAAGGGTGAATCCCAGGTCTTGTCACGTTTTCTGAGTGTTCCAACAGGATCTCGCCGAGAAGTTTGCAGATACACAGTGGAAAGTGATCTTAAAACAAAGGCGAGGACTCTCCACCCCACAAGACCTGTAAGAGCATCAGGAGAAGTCCCAGAAATGGCTACAACTGTGAAGTTGCAGATAGGGAAGAAACTGTTAAGCTCAAGTGAGCTACCAAATTTCAAGAGCCCAACCACTTTTCGAGCCCAGGGAGAGGAAATCCCAGCATCTACCAAAATAGCTGTCGAAAAGGGATCCGAAGGGTTGAGCAATAAAAAGGATGCCATAATTATTTCCCACACTACAAGAACTTCTGTGAAGAGGGTATCAGGCAAAAAGTTAAATAACAATTCTTCAAGAATTGTATATCAACGCAATAAGCAGATTAGTCTTCCCAGCAAAACAGGCAAAGTGAGTCATGAAGATGATCCAAACAAGGTATCtcaaattaataatttgaataGCCTTGCACGAACAAAGAAAGTGCAACCAAGTCATGCAAACTTTCCAAACAAGGCATCTCAACTTAGAAAATGTCCTAGTCTTAAACGAGGCAAGATGGAGCAAGGAAGTTACAGGAGTGTTCCAAAGGGGACATTGCACATCAGAGAATCAAAGACTAAAAGCCAGACCATACAGATCTCTCAAGAAAATCAGAAGACCAGAGTCTCCTCCTTAGATAGACATGGCCCAATAAGAGGGAAGAAATCGTCACCCCTTCTCTCCCCATCATCTTCTCCACATTCTGGTGGCAGTAGCTCCAGAAACGTTGGCAACAGGAAATCCTCCCTATCATCAACTTCTGCATGCGAGTCTATTAATGGTGATGCAATAGTCAGCAATTCCAAGAAAAGTGGAACCACAAGCCCAAACCAAGATATAAAAGTTGGAAGGGCTGCAATTTGCAGTCCTAAAAATCTCAAGTTCAGGAGaggaaaaataattgattttcagtCTGAGAAAGTCAGTCCAAGAAGATTAAAATTCAGGCCggccaaaatactagataacaacGGATATGGAAGTCCTCTTGTTAGAGGAAGAAGCTCTCGGAGACTTATTGCTTATGGAAGGTCAAATTCTGCTAAAgatgaaaatatgaaagttaATCTTCGACACCAATCTAGAGGAGACAAAAAAGAGGCTCCAATCTTGTTTAACAATGTGCTTGAAGAGACTGCAACCAAGCTTGTCGAGACCAGGAGAAGCAAGGTTAAGGCTTTGGTGGGTGCTTTTGAAACTATAATCTCCCTTCAGGATCCAACATCCTCACCTCCAATTATTTGGAGATGA